AATACATTGATCCATATGCTGTGCAGTGCAGTGAGTAAAGGCGGGAATTTTTTATTGAATGTAGCCCCCGGACCCGATGGAGAGTGGGATGATTCTTCCTACTACCGGTTGAAAGAGATCGGTGCCTGGATGAAGGTGAACTCAGAAGCCATTTACGGAACAACATTCATCAAACCTTACCGGGAAGGCAGGTTTGTTTTCACAAAAAAAGGCAATGCGGTGTATGCCATTTACCTGGCGGATGAAAATGAAGTGCAGATGCCTTCCACGATCGGGATCAGCAGTTTTGAAAGGAAGCCGTCAACCAGCGTTTACCTGCTGGGATATGACAAACCTTTGGCACTTGATAAGAAGAACAATACGATCCGAATTACTGTACCGGAAAAACTGCGGAATGATCCGCCCGCAAAACACGCATGGGTCTTTAAGATCTCAGATCAATAATTCAATTAAAGGAAATGAAAAAAACAGTTCTGCTCTGTCTTTCGTTGGCAACGATGGGATTTTCTTTTGCCCAAACCTACCAGCCTAACTGGCAATCGCTTGACCAGCGGCCCACTCCGCAATGGTTCCGGGACGCCAAATTCGGCATCTTCATTCATTGGGGGGTTTATGCCGTACCGGGCTGGAGTACAAAGGGCAATTATGCAGAATGGTACCAGCAGGGATTGCAGACAACGGATACGGCCCGGCAGCGATATCATAAAGCAAAATTTGGCAGCAGATCTTACTATGATCTTGCAAACGATTTTAAAGCAGAATTATTCAACCCGGATGAATGGGCAAGTCTTTTTGAACAATCAGGAGCAAAGTATATTGTACTTACTTCAAAGCATCATGATGGATTTACGCTGTGGCCAAGTAAGGAAGCAGATAAAACATGGGGCTTTAAGTGGAATGCAGTTGACGTAGGTCCTGAACGGGATCTTCTCGGAGATCTTTTTAAAGCCGTTCGGAAAACTCCTGTTCGTGCAGGGATGTATTTCTCTTTATACGAATGGTTCAACCCGTTATGGAAGGCAGATAAGAACAGGTATGCAGCAGAACACGCCTGGCCGCAGATGAAGGACCTGATCAACACCTACCAGCCCGACGTTTTCTGGACCGATGGTGACTGGGAAGCCCCGCCGGAGACATGGAAGAGCCAGGAATTCTTAACCTGGTTGTATAATGAAAGCCCGGTTAAGGACAAAGTGGTGGTGAACGACCGGTGGGGAGAGGGCGTACGGTTCAAACATGCCGGAGTCTACACACCCGAGTATCAGCCGGAGCTTGATTTTGAGGACCATTACTGGGAAGAGAGCAGGGGCATGGGTTACAGCTATGGTTATAACCGGGAAGAAGATGCATGGGATTATAACTCTGCACAGTCTTTGGTGCTGCAGTTAATAGATAAAGTAAGTCGTGGAGGAAATTTCTTACTGGATATTGGTCCGGATGAACACGGGAAGATCCCTCCCATAATGCAGGAGCGTTTATTGCAAATGGGAGCCTGGCTTAAAATAAACGGGGAAGCTATTTACGGAACTTCCAGGTGGAAGATACACAGCCAGTGGAGTGAAGGCAACCGGGAATACAAAGACCGGAGTGGTGACATGCTTTTAAAAATAACCGTTGACCCCGATCCGGGCTATGCGGTGAAAGAAGTTTTTTATACATACAACAGCAGCACAAATACACTGTATGCCATTTTCCCAAGATACCCGGATGATAAAAAACTGCTCCTGAAGGATGTCAGCCTTTCTGCCGGAACAGCGGTCAGTTTCTTATCCACAAAAGAAGAATTACAGTGGCAGCAGCAGGGAGGCAATACTGTCATCGGTTTACCGGAATACAATCCCAATAAAATAAGGTCGCCTTATGCTTTTGTCCTTAAGATCGGTGATTATGGAAAGTTTTCTCCTAAACCAGCAATTAAAGCAACGTATGGAAAAGGCGCAACAAAACCCGTGATCAGTTTATCGGTTGCAGGTGCAGAAACAATACGTTACACAACTGATGGTACTGAACCGGGACCGAAATCTCCGGTTTATTCAAAGCCATTCAGTATTGATAAGACAAGTATCATCAGGGCAAAAGCTTACCAGGCAGGCGCTTTACCAGGTGCAACATTGGAGGAAAAAGTGAAAACATACGATTGGAAAAATGCGGCGAAAACAGGAAACGTGAAACGGGGAATAGTATATAATTACTATCAGCCTGATAAAAATATCAATATGATTTCCTCATTCAAAACCAGCCTGGTGAGTTCGGGTATTGCTGATGTGATCACGGTAGCCAAAAAGCAGCGGGTTGATAAATTTGCTTTTGAGTTCAACGGCTACATAAAGGTTGCCGGCGATGCAGTGTATACTTTCTATACCCGATCCGACGATGGCAGTAAATTGTTCATTGATGATGAAGAAGTGGTGGATAACGACGGGGATCACGGTACCGTTGAAAAGAGCGGTAAGGCAGCATTGAAAAAGGGCTTTCACAAGATCAGGGTTATTTATTTTGACAGCGGCGGCGGTAATGAACTGAAAGTTCTGATGCAACCGGGGGGTGGGAAAAAAGAAGAGTTGCCGGCAGGAATATTATTTCATTAATTTACCGGTATGAACCAGGCCAAAAATAAATTCCTCTTTCCCCTGATACTTGTTACCAGCCTTTTTTTCCTGTGGGGGCTGGCATATGGTTTACTGGATGTTCTGAATAAGCATTTCCAGGAATCGCTTGATATCACCAAAACACGTTCCACCCTGCTGCAGGCTGCTTATTTCGGCGCTTACTTCCTGGTTGCCTTTCCCGCAGCCATGTTCATGAATAAATATGGATATAAAAAGGGGATCATTGCAGGCCTGCTGTTGTATGCTATTGGGGCCTTCCTTTTTTACCCGGCAGCACAGCAATCCAGTTTTAATTTTTTCCTTATCTCGCTTTTTATCCTTGCCTCCGGGCTTGCCTGCCTGGAAACGGCCGCCAATCCATATGTAACGGTATTGGGAGAGCCGGGCACTTCGGCATTCCGCCTGAACCTTTCTCAGTGCTTTAATGGAGTGGGGTCATTCATCGGGCCCATCATTGCAGCCAATCTCTTTTTCGGGAGCAATAACGAAAAGGGGGATCTTGGTTCTGTTCAGTTTGTCTACATCATTATTGGCGCCCTTGTATTAGTGGTAGCTGCCTTATTCCTGAGAACGGCTTTGCCGGAAATAAAAGAAAGCACCCTGGTTTCAGAGAGCGAACAGGATGCAAAGCCATTAGTGAAGCACAGCCATTTTGTTAATGCGGTGGTTGCCCAGTTCTTTTATGTAGCGGCACAGGTGGGTGTAGCCGCATTGTTCATTAATTATTGCACCGAAGCCGATACCGGTATTACTGCATCCAAAGCATCTTACCTGCTTTCGGTAAGCTTGCTCCTTTTTACCATGGGCAGGTTTGCCGGTACGGCATTGATGCGTAAAATAGCTCCCAACAAACTTTTGATGGTTTATTCACTGATCAATATTCTCTTGTGTATATCTGTGGTATGGACGAAAGGGTGGATATCTGTTTATGCCCTTATGGCGATCTTCTTTTTTGAATCCATCATGTTCCCGACCATTTTTGCCCTCGGGGTGAAAGATCTGGGGCATCATACAAAAAAAGGGTCCTCCTTTATCATCATGTCAATTGTTGGCGGAGCATTGGTACCCTATGTGATGGGAATGTTATCCGAGCAGTCAACTGCAAATGCCTATATCGTACCTTTACTTTGCTTTGTGGTAGTAGCATGGTTTGGATGGAAAGGATATAAAATAAAAGAATAACTATGTTTCGCCTGGATAATAAAATTGCGGTGGTTACCGGTGCAGGCAGCGGCATCGGCAGGGCCATTGCCGTTACATTCGCAAAACAGGGAGCAGTGGTTCATGTTCTTGAACTGAATATGGATAGTGCTGCTGAAGTTGTTCGTGAAATTAAAGAGACTGGCGGGAAGGCCTTTGTGCATTCCTGCAATGTGGCCAGCCAAAAAGAAGTGATCGCGGTATTTGAGAACATCGGTACGGTCCATATTCTTGTTAACAATGCAGGTATTGCCAATATCGGGAAAGCAGATACCACCACAGAAACCGATTTTGACAGCGTAATACAGGTGAA
This sequence is a window from Chitinophagaceae bacterium. Protein-coding genes within it:
- a CDS encoding alpha-L-fucosidase; its protein translation is MKKTVLLCLSLATMGFSFAQTYQPNWQSLDQRPTPQWFRDAKFGIFIHWGVYAVPGWSTKGNYAEWYQQGLQTTDTARQRYHKAKFGSRSYYDLANDFKAELFNPDEWASLFEQSGAKYIVLTSKHHDGFTLWPSKEADKTWGFKWNAVDVGPERDLLGDLFKAVRKTPVRAGMYFSLYEWFNPLWKADKNRYAAEHAWPQMKDLINTYQPDVFWTDGDWEAPPETWKSQEFLTWLYNESPVKDKVVVNDRWGEGVRFKHAGVYTPEYQPELDFEDHYWEESRGMGYSYGYNREEDAWDYNSAQSLVLQLIDKVSRGGNFLLDIGPDEHGKIPPIMQERLLQMGAWLKINGEAIYGTSRWKIHSQWSEGNREYKDRSGDMLLKITVDPDPGYAVKEVFYTYNSSTNTLYAIFPRYPDDKKLLLKDVSLSAGTAVSFLSTKEELQWQQQGGNTVIGLPEYNPNKIRSPYAFVLKIGDYGKFSPKPAIKATYGKGATKPVISLSVAGAETIRYTTDGTEPGPKSPVYSKPFSIDKTSIIRAKAYQAGALPGATLEEKVKTYDWKNAAKTGNVKRGIVYNYYQPDKNINMISSFKTSLVSSGIADVITVAKKQRVDKFAFEFNGYIKVAGDAVYTFYTRSDDGSKLFIDDEEVVDNDGDHGTVEKSGKAALKKGFHKIRVIYFDSGGGNELKVLMQPGGGKKEELPAGILFH
- a CDS encoding sugar MFS transporter, translated to MNQAKNKFLFPLILVTSLFFLWGLAYGLLDVLNKHFQESLDITKTRSTLLQAAYFGAYFLVAFPAAMFMNKYGYKKGIIAGLLLYAIGAFLFYPAAQQSSFNFFLISLFILASGLACLETAANPYVTVLGEPGTSAFRLNLSQCFNGVGSFIGPIIAANLFFGSNNEKGDLGSVQFVYIIIGALVLVVAALFLRTALPEIKESTLVSESEQDAKPLVKHSHFVNAVVAQFFYVAAQVGVAALFINYCTEADTGITASKASYLLSVSLLLFTMGRFAGTALMRKIAPNKLLMVYSLINILLCISVVWTKGWISVYALMAIFFFESIMFPTIFALGVKDLGHHTKKGSSFIIMSIVGGALVPYVMGMLSEQSTANAYIVPLLCFVVVAWFGWKGYKIKE